One genomic segment of Theobroma cacao cultivar B97-61/B2 chromosome 6, Criollo_cocoa_genome_V2, whole genome shotgun sequence includes these proteins:
- the LOC18597381 gene encoding sodium/hydrogen exchanger 6, whose translation MGISTVEEGSPGKEQQAAGLGILLQIMMLVLSFVLGHVLRRHRFYYLPEASASLLIGLIVGGLANISDTETSIRAWFNFHEEFFFLFLLPPIIFQSGFSLSPKPFFSNFGAIVTFAILGTLIASVVTGVLVYLGGLMYLMYRLPFVECLMFGALISATDPVTVLSIFQELGTDMNLYALVFGESVLNDAMAISLYRTMSLVRSHVSSGQNFFMVIVRFLETFVGSMSAGVGVGFTSALLFKYAGLDIDNLQNLECCLFVLFPYFSYMLAEGLSLSGIVSILFTGIVMKHYTYSNLSENSQRFVSAFFHLISSLAETFTFIYMGFDIAMEKHSWSHVGFIFFSILFIGVARAANVFSCAYLVNSVRPVHRQIPLNHQKALWYSGLRGAMAFALALQSVHDLPEGHGQTIFTATTAIVVLTVLLIGGSTGTMLGALQVVGDGHDGHLGEIFDGNNGYVAPTYNEDGTTGNRFKMKLKEFHKSTASFSALDRNYLTPFFTSQNGDDEEEHDDPMPSSRNGGFHDHS comes from the exons ATGGGGATTTCAACGGTGGAGGAAGGGAGCCCCGGAAAGGAGCAGCAGGCCGCTGGATTGGGGATTCTCCTTCAGATTATGATGCTCGTCCTCTCTTTCGTCCTCGGCCATGTTCTTCGCCGTCACAGATTCTATTATCTTCCTGAGGCCAGCGCTTCTTTGCTTATCG GTTTGATTGTTGGGGGACTTGCTAACATCTCCGACACTGAAACAAGCATAAG GGCGTGGTTCAATTTCCATGAGGagttctttttcctctttctccTACCTCCAATCATCTT TCAATCAGGGTTCAGCCTATCACCT AAACCCTTTTTCTCCAACTTTGGGGCCATTGTCACATTTGCTATCCTAGGGACTCTTATAGCTTCAGTTGTTACAGGCGTTTTAGT CTACCTCGGTGGTCTCATGTACCTCATGTACAGACTTCCTTTTGTTGAATGCCTAATGTTTGGTGCTCTTATATCAGCAACCGATCCTGTTACTGTTCTTTCCATATTTCag GAACTTGGCACTGATATGAACCTTTATGCTTTGGTGTTTGGTGAATCTGTCTTGAATGACGCT ATGGCAATATCTTTGTACAG GACAATGTCCCTTGTAAGAAGTCATGTCTCATCTGGACAAAACTTCTTTATGGTGATTGTCAGGTTTCTTGAGACCTTTGTTGGCTCAATGTCTGCAG GTGTCGGAGTTGGATTTACTTCTGCTCTA CTCTTTAAGTATGCAGGATTGGATATTGACAA TCTTCAAAACTTGGAGTGCtgtctttttgttctttttccttatttctC GTACATGCTTGCAGAAGGTCTCAGCCTCTCTGGTATTGTATCAATATTGTTTACAGGAATT GTTATGAAGCACTACACATACTCAAATTTGTCAGAAAATTCTCAGCGCTTTGTATCTgctttttttcacttaataTCATCACTGGCTGAGACATTTAC ATTTATATACATGGGTTTTGATATTGCCATGGAAAAGCACAGCTGGTCACATGTTGGATTTATCTTTTTCTCAATT TTATTTATTGGAGTTGCCAG GGCAGCCAATGTCTTTTCTTGTGCATATCTGGTCAATTCGGTTCGTCCTGTACATCGGCAAATACCTTTAAATCATCAAAAAGCACTTTGGTATAGTG GACTTCGAGGGGCTATGGCTTTTGCCCTTGCTCTGCAATCTGTTCATGATCTTCCAGAAGGACATGGCCAGACTATATTCACTGCAACAACTGCCATTGTTGTTTTGACG GTGTTGTTAATTGGAGGTTCAACAGGTACGATGCTAGGAGCTCTGCAAGTTGTAGGAGATGGCCATGATGGCCACTTAGGTGAA ATCTTTGACGGTAATAATGGATATGTTGCTCCAACTTATAATGAAGATGGAACAACAGGGAACAGGTTTAAGATGAAACTGAAAGAGTTCCATAAAAG CACAGCATCATTCTCTGCATTAGATAGGAATTACCTCACCCCATTCTTCACAAGCCAGAATGGAGATGATGAAGAAGAGCATG ATGACCCAATGCCCAGTTCTAGAAACGGAGGGTTTCATGACCATAGCTAA